The Oryza brachyantha chromosome 7, ObraRS2, whole genome shotgun sequence genomic interval AAACTAATCATCCTATATACTGTCCTATAATAAAATGTATTTCTACCATTTAAATTAAtcctataaaaattgtatttgtaGAGTGCTATTTGTCTCATTAATCACCTCATATTGAAATCTCTATTTGTTTTTGCCTTTACATACATCTCACTCCATACAACctctttatttaaaaaagataatttatgtaACTAATTTAGTTCTACAAcgttagaaatatatttatattaaatgaaGTGAGTATTTGAAATGTACATACCATAGCATGATCAATTGTTAAAGAGCGCTCCAAATCGTTAAATATGTTCCGCTCTCCCTTCCTCAGccatcctttttcctttttataaacttctgtttatttatttgccACGTCCCCTCTAGACAGTCAGCCAGTCAGTTGTGTATGGTTCCAAGAGCAAGCAGTGACACCGGTAGGCCAGTGACTAGGAGAAGAGAAGGCGAAATTGTCCTTGtaggcgagagagagagagagagagagatgggggTGCATCTGGAGCGTTGGTGCCGCACCATCCATTCCCATCCATGGGTATAAGAAGCAgagaaggggagggagaggcatCCATCCAgtcctctccgccgccacccctgcCTCTGCCTCTCCTTCCCCATCCCAAATTCCCATACCTAGAGACATGGCCAccgacggcagcggcgtcgTCACGGTCTATGGCTCCGGCACCAACGGCGCCGCTCTTCTCGAGCCCTCCAACCACAAGTCCGCCACCTTCTCCGTCAAGGTCGGCCTCGCCCAGATGCTTCGCGGGGGCGTCATCATGGACGTCGTCACCCCCGACCAGGCTCGCATcgccgaggaggccggcgcCTGCGCCGTCATGGCCCTCGAGCGCGTCCCCGCCGACATCCGCGCTCAGGGCGGCGTCGCCCGCATGTCCGACCCTGGCCTCATCCGCGACATCAAGCGCGCCGTCACCATCCCCGTCATGGCCAAGGCCCGCATCGGCCACTTCGTCGAGGCCCAGATCCTGGAAGCCATCGGCGTCGACTACGTCGACGAGAGCGAGGTGCTCACCCTCGCCGACGACTCCCACCACATCAACAAGCACAACTTCCGCGTGCCCTTCGTCTGCGGCTGCCGCGACCTCGGCGAGGCTCTCCGCCGCATCCGCGAGGGCGCCGCCATGATCCGCACCAAGGGCGAGGCCGGCACCGGCAACGTCGTCGAGGCCGTCCGCCACGTGCGCTCCGTCATGGGCGACATCCGGGCGCTCCGCAacatggacgacgacgaggtctTCTCCTACGCCAAGCGCATCGCCGCGCCCTACGACCTCGTCATGCAGACCAAGCAGCTGGGCCGCCTCCCCGTCGTGCAGTTCGCGGCGGGCGGGGTGGCCACCCCTGCCGACGCCGCCCTCATGATGCAGCTTGGCTGCGACGGCGTCTTCGTCGGCTCCGGCATCTTCAAGAGCGGGGACCCCGCCAGGCGTGCCCGCGCCATCGTGCAAGCCGTCACCCACTACAGCGACCCCAAGATACTGGCGGAGGTCAGCAGCGGGCTCGGCGAGGCCATGGTTGGCATCAATCTCTCTGACCCCCAAGGTGGAGCGCTTCGCCGCCCGCTCCGAGTAGCGCATATCCTATCCTATACAATGCCTGTCCAGCTTTCCTTGCGACTCCACTCTttgatgttactgtacttgAGTAATAAGGCTCATCATCTTGTCTCGTGATATAAcaagaagaaagaaattaaaatagaCTCCTACCAACGTAGAATCAATTCCATGCTCTCCCTTCTTCTGTTCTTGGTGATGTAGTAACAAGGAAGCAGATAAcgatcagaattcagaagccTGCAGCACTACAGTTAAGGCACTTCCGCAATGGAATGTTTCTGCGTTTGAATTGCCAtgtattgttttgtttggtcattgcttaggccccgtttagttcacaaaatttttttgggatGAGACAAAAAATTTGGGGTTTTGGCAACTTTTTGCACTTTGTGAACTaagaccttgtttagtttctaaattttttttctgaaaatattacatcgaatttttggacacctaaataaaacattaaacatagatgaattaaaaaaactatccGTGTGAACGGAAAACTTTTTCTCCACCGTTCAGTTCGCAAATAGCAAAAAGGGCCCCAAACCAAAAGTTTTTGCATTCACcctaaaaattttgggaactaaacagggccttagccTACTAGTTGCAATGGATCGATTTCTATGGATACTGTAGTGCTCATTTTAAAAGAGATTACTTAAACTAAActagttatatatatcatgttaacGCTAGTGTCGTAATATTTGTTTAATAAGTTATTTCCTCCATTAAGGTCTTGTTCAGCACTTGATTTATTAACGAGCACAAAAAGCGtaaacgtagcaatagattagtatatgattcattaattattaactataaaaaattaaaaaaatgtgttgatatggatttttaaagcaactttcatatatatttttttataaaaaatatatcctgCTAGCGTACACGCAAAAAATGTAGGTTGGTAGTACTCGGCATAAAAGTTGGCAACTCAGTTCATCTGGGTAGATATTTGCAGGTTTCTCTCCAAGAACCAAGTTGACAGCGTCTGCACCCATCAGTGGAATAGTAGCGCAAACTACAAATTAAACACCCAATGGTTACATTTCAATACACCGTACGTTTTCAGTCTAAAAGGATGCAAACAACACCACAAGCTCATATAACACGAAGATTTCATCTGCACAGACAAAGGAAGAATCTCTACTAATTCAACACAATCTTAGAAAGAACTAACAATTCTAATGAACTTGTTTATTAATGCAACAATGATCAACTAACAtagactataaaattataaataagcaCCTAGCAAATAGTGATAATTTTACTCTAGCCTATAGTTACATTTCGAACACAATTCATGCCAAATTTTCTACATCTAAACTCTGTTGGAGATAGAAACTAACATTCTCATAATTTCAGAGAGAACCTTAAGAGTCAATTTGTTGAGAAGTTCATGAGCAATGATCATAATGTCATCTTTTCAATACAAAAGATGATATATTATCTCATAATCAACCCAGGTAGTTCAGTAAGTGTTAGAACTGAAAAAATGCAATATCGAAATTTGGCAACTAAATAAACGTTTCAGTCATGACCACTAACTAAAgatgatcaaatattgcatTTTTTTGCATCCACATAGTATCAACTTCCATGCAATAAAATGAGTCACCATTTGTCTATAAAATACTCTATCGAAGTCTGAAGTGATCACATGTACCCCTACAAATGTAGGGTTCTAGCAATAGAActtttatcattaattaaaaggagaaaaaaatgtaccCCTGCTATTGCCaatatcattttctttctgtaactaattttagttttcaatttGTGCCACCCTGCTATTTCTGTTGTTTAACTGCTCATTATCCTTTTAAGTTTACTCCAATATGCTAtcgtatttgaaaaaaaaaagaacaattaCTAACCTAAGAAAGACCTAGATCCAATAATTACTAACTAAGAAAGACCTAGATCCAACCAGTGAGGACGTGTTAGGTTATTCACCAGCTCATAGATAAAGTCCCCTGATATCTTTGTTTGtctttcaaatgaaaaaaaaatcttaggtCCTACACAGCAAtagatatatcattttgtaGGATCTTGACAAATTTGACAATAGCATTCTTTGTAAATCAATTGATAAAATGATCCAAATTCACATGCACTATATTAGTGGATCTAGACAAATTTGACTATAGCATACTTTGTAAATTAACTGATAAAATGGTCCAAATTCACATGCACTATATTACTGGATCTTGACAAATTTGACTATAACATACTTTGTAGATCAACTGATTAAATGGTCCAATATTAGTGGATCTCTAACTACCGCCTCTACCAAATAGTCCAATTCCTTGTGTAAAAATGGAGGGTTATCAGGAGAagatgataataaaatatgccaGTGTGTGATCCCACTTCGATGTGATAAGCTGAATATTGCATTTGACTGTTGTTGATCATAAATTAGGTACACAAAGTAATTGTAAATGGCAGTTCAGATCCACTCAGCAAAATACAGAGTAAGGCACACTTTACAATAGCAAAATGCGTATTGTACCAAATGGCAGATATGATCCCATTGACGAATGAAAGCACTTTTTGTACTGTCAAAGAAGCAATCGCCCTTCAAGTGGCCAAGACTGGTACAATCAAGAGATGCCTACATGTAAACAGGGTAATCTTAGTAACAACAGAAGAACAGTAAATGTAATCTAATTCCTTTATCAGTAACATGACAACTTAATTAACATTTGgaatataaaattgtaaagtGGGTATTCATACTAACATCACAAAGATTGCCCAACAAACTGGAAGCAACATAATCAATCTAGTTTCTTcaacaaaatcatttattCTGTATTGGTCTAAGCAGTACATTGTCAATTAtattgatcattttttttctatattggCATGTGCAGTCTATTATCAGTTATATGGACATGTTGTAATGCACGGGTATATTACTAGTATACATAACAGCAGTATATGTTATATTGTGATACTTCTGAATTGTGCTGGTGAAACACATCTTGTACTTCAAGCTGTGATATAGCATCTACAATTTCTTGTAGAGTTGTAGGTCATGCGTATTAGATCATGTCAACTGTatataatttctaatttttaagtCTTTTGCTCCTCACCTATCTAGCTCTACACAATATTTAGGCTCCAGTCCACTTGTAAATAGACGACTGACCCGACCTAGATAGGGTTGAGCTTTATGTTCCTACCTATATGATTTAACCTCTTTATACAAGAGTTACTGCAAGATACAGGTTGCTCTGTGGTGTCTTTTATCTTGGTTGTCATTTGTCGTAGTGTCTAGAGTTATGTACACAGTATGGTAGATCTTTTTGAATGATCAAAGCATTATTTAGGTACTTTTATTTGTAGGAATAGGATTagaatgttggttgatctCTGGCCCATAGGCCACCCTAGGCCCATTAGCTCATAACGGAAATGAACAAGTCTGCCGGACTCTATGTACGTACGTGAAGAACAAGTATGCAGGACCTCGTCCCCGATGACAAGTCGCTACTTATGCAACAAGATATTTCGCTACCTTAGGACAGTTAGAGTTACTGCCGCCGTTTACCGGGGCTTCCATTCAAAGCTTATCACACTTCTCCTTCTGACCTTCCGGCACCGGGCAGGTGTCCGACTCTATACATCGTGTTACCACTTAGCAGAGTCATGTGtctttgataaaaaaagtaaTGTGTTGCTTTCCTAATCAAAAGATAGAAAGGCTAAAAAAGTAATATGTCCCTTTCCTAATCAAAAGATAGGAGAGCACCCCTTCAACCAAAGTTACAGTGTCATTTTGCCAATAATGTGACTAACCTACAGTAAAACTTCCAAACTAGTGATCTCAGAGGTGTGGCTTTGGAGTGAATTCCATTCCCAATCATCCCCACTTAAAGATCATAGATTACATAAACATCATTTAATCTATATAATGGCTTCATCGAGTTCCACTAGTCATTTTCATTTAATTCCGCATTAGATTAAGTGATCATGCATAGCCTAAGATTAGATTAGGTAttattttagagttatttCCTACATTGTGGTATCCTAAGAAcattgtggtatcagagccttctTAGGGCTTTGCATGTTCCCATCACAAGCCGtattatagattaatctgGCCTCAGCTTGTGTTCAAGTTTTAGGGTTTATGTTTCTGTTTATTAGGATAAGACTCAAAATTACGTTCAAGCTGGGCGAGTTAGTTTGACTCATGGTTTCATCCAAATTTAAGAGAAGAGATTCACAGATTAAGGACTTAAGAAACcctaattttatatagattaaATGGACTTAAGAAACCCTAATGTTATACATACATTTCCTTCCAAGTCAATATTTGGATGGTATACCTAAATGCAAGTTACAATGCATAGAAATTAGTTAAGAGGCAGCAACACACAATTCACTGGGAAGAAAATATAGCGTAGATAGTTATATCTTATACCTTTGTCTTGCACTTGACCTTTGGAGGCTCATGAGGATAAGAGGGGGATACTTGAAAAGTAAAGACGAAAGTGCCacctctaaaaagaaaaaaaaatcagtattgATAGAACAGTAGTAGGACTATGGTATGTAGAATTGACATTTCtctcacacacaaaaaaaaatcacaaatgcATTATCAGTGCAAGCCTAGACAAGGATAGTCAGCCATCAGGATGAGTCAGCAAGGCTAGAAGGTGCTACCAGCCTAGGTGGCTGGCTTTTTAAAGGCTTACACAAGTCGGTTGTAAAATGTGATTAAGCTTATGTCAAGGCAAAAGTATCCACACGAAGTGGTGGCATGCCTATCACTAGCCAACAGACAGTGGGAAAATGGATATCCATTCTAGCTTATGGTTATGTTAACGTCCTTTTGCCATAAACAGTTCtgaaaaaactataatttttttaacatgacaTATTATCTTTCAAAACTACCAATAGTAATGAACATAAACCTGTGTGGTAGTgtagaaaacataaaaaatacaaagtatACATTAATCTACTTACAGGTAATATCCTTCATCAGGTCGGACAATGATCTCAAAATTCATCAGATCATCCTTGCCGTTGGGAAAAGAAATTGATGTGCTCTTGGGTAGGTTTAGCTCACTAATATCTGCACAGTATCATATAGAAgtcagaaataatttatggcaTGATAAAGTTGTAATAAGGAGAAATTTATGATAGTCAAAATACAAGACTGGATTatcaaaatctaaatttatttacatcAAAAACCCAATCCAACTCGATCATGTGGATAAATGATACAAGCTTGATGgtacaaaaataaagaaagaagagaactTCACAAGTCCAATTTGGCCCAACTAGTTACATACAAAAACAGCAACCCTTGTAATTTTCTTGCACAGATCCCTATAAATCACTACTTGTACATATCAGACATGAAAACCTTTTGTGCTCAGATTCTGTCTTGTTCTTTGAAATAGAAGCTGCGATGGTCAAGAGACTTGTGATAATTCTTAGCGTATATTTCAGCCCTAACTTTTTAAAGTCTGACCGGCACCTTGACCATTCCTCTTGCTTTTGCTTAAGCCTAGTTAAAATAACTGGAAGTGCCATGCTAGCATTTTTGCGAAGAACATCCATGACATCAAGGCCATGGTCACCATATAACCGACCAATACACCTCAGATTCAATGCTGTGAGCAGAGTTTAATGACAGACATATTGTTCAATCATAAGGGAATTTTTAttgaaacacacacacacacacaccacgaGGATATTATATTTGCCACTTCACATTTGTGGGAACTTACGAGTCAAGTGCTCATCTATGCATATAGGGCTGTCTGGTTTGATTGAGTTGTCCTGCATCTTATCCATCTGCTCCTCAACAAGCTTAATTGCCACAAGCATGTCCAACtcaaatctgaaaaaataatttcatagaAAGTAACCATTATCCTAAGAGATACCACAATAAAATGGCAAAATACGATGTTACTAGATGCAGCTATGGTTACGAATGATACAGTGTGGTGAACAACGCACCCAATAGTATAGCATGCCTAAAGGCAAGATTATTAGATTAGCCAAACATCTTTCAACA includes:
- the LOC102710219 gene encoding LOW QUALITY PROTEIN: probable pyridoxal 5'-phosphate synthase subunit PDX1.1 (The sequence of the model RefSeq protein was modified relative to this genomic sequence to represent the inferred CDS: deleted 1 base in 1 codon), giving the protein MATDGSGVVTVYGSGTNGAALLEPSNHKSATFSVKVGLAQMLRGGVIMDVVTPDQARIAEEAGACAVMALERVPADIRAQGGVARMSDPGLIRDIKRAVTIPVMAKARIGHFVEAQILEAIGVDYVDESEVLTLADDSHHINKHNFRVPFVCGCRDLGEALRRIREGAAMIRTKGEAGTGNVVEAVRHVRSVMGDIRALRNMDDDEVFSYAKRIAAPYDLVMQTKQLGRLPVVQFAAGGVATPADAALMMQLGCDGVFVGSGIFKSGDPARRARAIVQAVTHYSDPKILAEVSSGLGEAMVGINLSDPKVERFAARSE
- the LOC107305541 gene encoding NEDD8-conjugating enzyme Ubc12-like isoform X2, producing the protein MLVAIKLVEEQMDKMQDNSIKPDSPICIDEHLTHISELNLPKSTSISFPNGKDDLMNFEIIVRPDEGYYLGGTFVFTFQVSPSYPHEPPKVKCKTKASLDCTSLGHLKGDCFFDSTKSAFIRQWDHICHLFALLFH
- the LOC107305541 gene encoding NEDD8-conjugating enzyme Ubc12-like isoform X1 translates to MLVAIKLVEEQMDKMQDNSIKPDSPICIDEHLTHISELNLPKSTSISFPNGKDDLMNFEIIVRPDEGYYLGGTFVFTFQVSPSYPHEPPKVKCKTKASLDCTSLGHLKGDCFFDSTKSAFIRQWDHICHLVQYAFCYCKVCLTLYFAEWI